The window gtttgcttcataattgtcgaaaaaaaaacactttatAGCTtcgaaatatttacaaaatcgCCTAAATTCATTCACTAAATTAAAACATCTAATTTACTGAATAGCTTCTTCTAAAGGGTATCTGCGGATTTTGTTCATGTCAGGTAGGAAACATGGAGGAGGAATTGTCACAGGCAGTTTCCTTTGTCAACAGTTACTTTGCTCTCGTAGACGGGTTAGCCTCAAATTTGGAGGATCACCTGGCTGATGATGTCATACTAGACTGGTTCGGCCAGACCATTAAAGGTCGTAGGGATGTTGCTTCTTTCATGAAGTACCAGAAGATTAACTCAAGGCATgtgttcaatgaaattatacCCAAGACGAGCATCGGATATCGAGAGCACCGATCACTGAGGTAATTATTCGTCACAATAAAACAACTTGCTGATTTTTGTTgtcttgaaaaatcatttcgttCGAATAAAAATCCTCCAGGTGGGGAATGAAGTAAAATTGAAGTCCTGTGTTATTATTTGTCAAACCTCATATACAATACCTCAACAGACGAAGGCACTATTCAATCGGAGGTGTATCCTCCAACAACAACCCCGCGGAAAATGACGGTCAGCCAAAGTACAAACGCAAATGCTACTCAGACACATTCACTTGCCATCCCAACACCTTCGCTGATGACAGCATCATCTTGGACACGTCCTTCTGTGAGACAGGGCTGCTATCAGACCCCAACATGTCAGTGGACTCAATTACGAGCAGAAGTCCAGGAGTGATTGATCACGTCATCCAGGCGGAGCTCGAAATGCAAGGACTGCACCTGGAAAGCTTCATGACTCCGCAGTGCACCCGTCAGGGCCCCTCGCACGATCCCGGCAGCGATCACTGCACTAATGCAACCCCTGACACCGAGATGACAGCGAATTTTCAGCCCACGAACGTCGACGAAATGGAGATGAATATCGCCGAGTTGAAGGCAAAGGAAATACTCACGAAGGAGATTGGACAGGGTGACGCTGATAAATCATCTCTGAAGTTCTTGGAGGCACGTGGAGTCATCGAATTCTGCAAGTACTTCAATAGCCCGCAGATCAGGAAAGATACACGAAAACGGCACAGCAAACTGCAG of the Diachasmimorpha longicaudata isolate KC_UGA_2023 chromosome 13, iyDiaLong2, whole genome shotgun sequence genome contains:
- the LOC135168545 gene encoding uncharacterized protein LOC135168545 isoform X2, encoding MKYQKINSRHVFNEIIPKTSIGYREHRSLRRRHYSIGGVSSNNNPAENDGQPKYKRKCYSDTFTCHPNTFADDSIILDTSFCETGLLSDPNMSVDSITSRSPGVIDHVIQAELEMQGLHLESFMTPQCTRQGPSHDPGSDHCTNATPDTEMTANFQPTNVDEMEMNIAELKAKEILTKEIGQGDADKSSLKFLEARGVIEFCKYFNSPQIRKDTRKRHSKLQIAYSIKDDNSNSNIVHQDQMSMGDHERDNEYEEERNRFLECLQLQMIKKEGNINNLSTPKYVRGQLKFDRGSVEGVGAVGDPNFIFKYTIHVIIYESNTKCRLNLSNEFEGKEYLEDNG
- the LOC135168545 gene encoding uncharacterized protein LOC135168545 isoform X1 is translated as MEEELSQAVSFVNSYFALVDGLASNLEDHLADDVILDWFGQTIKGRRDVASFMKYQKINSRHVFNEIIPKTSIGYREHRSLRRRHYSIGGVSSNNNPAENDGQPKYKRKCYSDTFTCHPNTFADDSIILDTSFCETGLLSDPNMSVDSITSRSPGVIDHVIQAELEMQGLHLESFMTPQCTRQGPSHDPGSDHCTNATPDTEMTANFQPTNVDEMEMNIAELKAKEILTKEIGQGDADKSSLKFLEARGVIEFCKYFNSPQIRKDTRKRHSKLQIAYSIKDDNSNSNIVHQDQMSMGDHERDNEYEEERNRFLECLQLQMIKKEGNINNLSTPKYVRGQLKFDRGSVEGVGAVGDPNFIFKYTIHVIIYESNTKCRLNLSNEFEGKEYLEDNG